Proteins from a genomic interval of Deinococcus carri:
- a CDS encoding peroxiredoxin, which produces MSLLGQPAPDFTLPSTLGQPVTLSSYRGQKHVVLVFYPLDFSPVCSMQLPEYSGRQDDFADAGAVVLGVNRDSVYAHKAWAAEYGIEVPLLADMNLEVARQYGVALDERGISGRAVFLIDRGGVVRFEHVEAQTGEYTVRPEVVLAKIRELA; this is translated from the coding sequence ATGAGCCTTCTCGGTCAGCCCGCGCCCGATTTCACGCTGCCCTCCACGCTGGGCCAGCCGGTCACGCTCAGCAGTTATCGGGGTCAGAAGCACGTGGTGCTGGTGTTCTATCCGCTGGACTTCAGCCCGGTCTGCTCCATGCAGCTGCCCGAGTATTCCGGCCGTCAGGACGACTTCGCGGATGCCGGGGCGGTGGTGCTGGGCGTGAACCGCGACAGCGTGTACGCGCACAAGGCCTGGGCCGCCGAGTACGGTATCGAGGTGCCGCTGCTGGCCGATATGAATCTGGAGGTCGCCCGGCAGTACGGCGTGGCGCTGGACGAGCGCGGCATCAGCGGGCGGGCAGTGTTCCTGATTGACCGGGGCGGTGTGGTGCGCTTCGAGCATGTGGAAGCCCAGACCGGGGAGTACACCGTGCGGCCCGAGGTGGTGCTGGCAAAAATCCGGGAACTGGCGTGA
- a CDS encoding heme ABC transporter ATP-binding protein, translating into MADLNFSVSGRELLRSVTFGLTGGEMLVVLGRNGAGKSTLLKHLTGELGRDGVRMFGQTLRDHAPADLARRRAALPQQTLMTFAYEVLDVVLLGRIPYGRRETPEDREIARAALERVGLAGFENRNILTLSGGEQQRVHLARVLAQLWADPAEPDKPARVLLLDEPTSSLDLAHQHATLRLARDLCAEGVGVVAVLHDLNLAAQYADRVLIVSGGRVTALGTPEEVLTPAVIEEAFGHRVAVTPHPCLKCPLIVSAQ; encoded by the coding sequence GTGGCGGACCTGAACTTCAGCGTTTCCGGCCGCGAGCTGCTGCGAAGCGTTACCTTCGGGCTGACGGGCGGCGAGATGCTCGTCGTGCTGGGCCGCAACGGGGCGGGCAAAAGCACGCTGCTAAAGCACCTGACCGGCGAACTGGGCCGGGATGGGGTGCGGATGTTCGGGCAGACGCTCCGTGACCATGCCCCCGCCGACCTCGCCCGCCGCCGGGCCGCGTTGCCCCAGCAGACGCTGATGACCTTCGCCTACGAGGTGCTGGACGTGGTGCTGCTGGGCCGCATCCCCTACGGGCGGCGCGAGACGCCAGAAGACCGCGAAATTGCCCGCGCCGCGCTGGAGCGGGTGGGCCTGGCGGGTTTCGAGAACCGCAACATCCTCACGCTGTCGGGCGGCGAGCAGCAACGGGTGCATCTGGCCCGCGTGCTGGCGCAACTGTGGGCGGACCCCGCCGAGCCGGACAAACCCGCGCGGGTGCTGCTGCTGGACGAACCCACCAGCAGCCTCGACCTCGCGCATCAACACGCCACGCTGCGCCTTGCCCGCGACCTGTGCGCCGAGGGTGTGGGCGTCGTGGCCGTGCTGCACGACCTTAACCTCGCCGCGCAGTACGCCGACCGGGTGCTGATTGTCTCCGGCGGGCGCGTCACGGCGCTGGGCACCCCCGAGGAAGTCCTGACCCCCGCCGTGATTGAGGAAGCCTTCGGCCACCGCGTCGCCGTCACGCCGCACCCCTGCCTGAAGTGCCCGCTGATCGTGAGCGCGCAGTAG
- the phoU gene encoding phosphate signaling complex protein PhoU encodes MREALETDLRAVLNGALNMLGTVERMLPLAGEVLLHGRTERLEEIRAIDREVDAQEAQIEAECLRIIALHQPVARDLRLVALILKSLSDIERMGDYTVHVAEDGAQLAQQPALKRYVNLARMLDRLGEMSQNLRTAIADRDVTRAEATTQMDDEVDDLYEQIQRELVTYMLEDPRNISKALMLMRVGRSLERVGDHMENVAERVRYWVTGQREA; translated from the coding sequence ATGCGTGAAGCCCTCGAAACTGACCTGCGCGCCGTCCTGAATGGTGCCCTGAACATGCTCGGCACGGTCGAGCGGATGCTGCCCCTGGCCGGGGAGGTGCTGCTGCACGGCCGCACCGAACGGCTGGAGGAGATCCGGGCCATCGACCGCGAGGTGGACGCGCAGGAGGCGCAGATCGAGGCCGAATGCCTGCGGATCATCGCCCTGCACCAGCCGGTCGCGCGGGACCTGCGGCTGGTCGCCCTGATCCTCAAGAGCCTCAGCGACATCGAGCGCATGGGCGACTACACCGTGCATGTCGCGGAGGACGGCGCGCAGCTCGCGCAGCAGCCCGCCCTGAAACGCTACGTGAACCTGGCGCGGATGCTGGACCGCCTGGGCGAGATGAGCCAGAACCTGCGCACCGCCATCGCCGACCGTGACGTGACCCGTGCCGAGGCCACCACCCAGATGGACGACGAGGTGGACGACCTCTACGAGCAGATTCAGCGCGAACTCGTGACGTACATGCTCGAAGACCCCCGCAACATCTCCAAGGCCCTGATGCTGATGCGGGTGGGCCGCAGCCTGGAAAGGGTCGGGGACCATATGGAGAACGTGGCCGAGCGCGTGCGCTACTGGGTGACGGGGCAGCGGGAGGCGTAG
- a CDS encoding ABC transporter ATP-binding protein — MTTTSPSPQDRTFALSRRLFAYNPWLFAFNLLMWGMVHAAPALLTLAVSGVFGRLEEADKLRLAGQPIDPLIAAAWVSVGWFAFVRVSRFGIFYGAFRAWIELWYTLDALVRRNLLGYLLTARGSRRLPDTPAEAVSRFRDDVEDVAGYTEVWVDGAGFVVYCVLAIAMMARVDPVITLLVCAPLLLMVVFVQRLSPRIRTYRRRMREATARVTDFIGETFGAVSAVKLAAREPQMVAHLAALGEVRRHSALRDVLLTELIRGVNTNMVNLAVGLVLLLGANRVRGGQMDVADFVLFIGLLPRLTGSMGFFGDAIARHRRTGVSYDRMERLLQDAPAGTVVAHHPVHLYGESPAEVVMPQAEPLEELRVEGLSARHPSGAGVTDISFRLRRGELVVVTGRIGSGKTTLLRALLGLMPRDSAEGQGGRIFWNGTEVSDPASFFVPPRSAYTAQLPSLFSDTLRENVLSGSDPARLDRAVRLAVLEPDLAQLSAGLDTPVGARGVKLSGGQVQRTAVARMLARDADLLVFDDVSSALDARTEALLWDGLFRETDATCLVVSHRRAALTRADCILLLEDGRLTGEGTLEELLSRSEEMRALWAEDVQGE, encoded by the coding sequence ATGACCACCACCTCTCCCTCCCCCCAGGACCGCACCTTCGCCCTCTCCCGGCGGCTCTTTGCCTACAACCCGTGGCTCTTTGCCTTCAACCTGCTGATGTGGGGGATGGTTCACGCCGCGCCCGCGCTGCTGACGCTGGCCGTGAGCGGCGTGTTCGGGCGGCTGGAGGAGGCCGACAAGTTGCGGCTGGCGGGGCAGCCCATCGACCCGCTGATTGCGGCGGCCTGGGTGTCGGTGGGGTGGTTCGCGTTCGTGCGGGTGAGCCGCTTCGGCATTTTCTACGGGGCGTTCCGGGCGTGGATTGAGCTGTGGTACACGTTGGACGCGCTGGTGCGGCGCAACCTGCTGGGCTACCTGCTGACCGCCCGAGGCTCGCGCCGCCTGCCCGACACGCCCGCCGAGGCGGTCAGCCGCTTCCGGGACGATGTGGAGGACGTGGCCGGGTACACCGAGGTCTGGGTGGACGGCGCGGGCTTCGTCGTGTACTGCGTCCTGGCGATTGCGATGATGGCTCGGGTGGACCCGGTCATCACGCTGCTGGTGTGCGCGCCGCTGCTGCTGATGGTGGTGTTCGTGCAGCGCCTCTCGCCCCGGATTCGCACCTACCGCCGCCGCATGCGCGAGGCCACCGCCCGCGTGACCGACTTTATCGGGGAAACCTTCGGGGCCGTGAGCGCCGTGAAGCTGGCGGCCCGTGAACCTCAGATGGTGGCGCATCTGGCCGCGCTGGGCGAGGTGCGCCGCCACTCGGCCCTGCGCGACGTGCTGCTGACCGAGCTGATTCGCGGCGTGAACACCAACATGGTGAACCTCGCGGTGGGGCTGGTGCTGCTGCTGGGTGCGAACCGGGTGCGCGGCGGGCAGATGGACGTGGCCGACTTCGTGCTGTTCATCGGCCTGCTGCCGCGCCTGACCGGGAGCATGGGCTTTTTCGGGGACGCGATTGCCCGCCACCGCCGCACCGGGGTGAGTTACGACCGCATGGAAAGGCTTCTCCAGGACGCCCCAGCCGGAACCGTCGTCGCGCACCACCCCGTCCACCTGTACGGCGAGTCGCCCGCCGAGGTCGTCATGCCGCAGGCCGAACCGCTGGAAGAACTGCGCGTGGAGGGCCTGAGCGCCCGTCATCCCAGCGGGGCGGGGGTCACCGACATCAGCTTCCGTCTGCGCCGAGGCGAGCTCGTGGTGGTGACCGGGCGCATCGGCAGCGGCAAGACCACGCTGCTGCGCGCGCTGCTGGGGCTGATGCCGCGTGACAGCGCCGAAGGGCAGGGGGGACGCATCTTCTGGAACGGCACGGAGGTCAGCGACCCCGCTTCCTTCTTCGTGCCGCCCCGCAGCGCGTACACGGCGCAGCTTCCCAGCCTCTTTTCCGACACCCTGCGCGAGAACGTGCTGAGCGGCAGCGACCCCGCGCGCCTCGACCGTGCCGTGCGCCTCGCCGTGCTGGAACCCGACCTCGCGCAGCTCTCGGCGGGGCTGGACACGCCGGTGGGGGCGCGGGGTGTGAAGCTCTCGGGCGGGCAGGTGCAGCGCACGGCGGTCGCCCGCATGCTGGCCCGCGACGCCGACCTGCTGGTCTTCGACGACGTATCGAGCGCCCTGGACGCCCGCACCGAGGCCCTGCTGTGGGATGGCCTCTTCCGCGAAACGGACGCCACCTGCCTGGTCGTCTCCCACCGCCGCGCTGCCCTCACGCGGGCCGACTGCATCCTGCTGCTGGAGGACGGGCGGCTGACGGGCGAGGGGACGCTGGAGGAGCTGCTTTCACGCAGCGAGGAAATGCGGGCGCTGTGGGCGGAGGACGTGCAGGGCGAGTGA
- a CDS encoding sensor histidine kinase: MTHTRPPTPQADAWLDALPQAVLLFQGMPEGLGVVRVNAAAVRLWGVPQERAAGRPLLEVVRRHTLEALAERGGELELEAGGRTLRCTATRAGPGQEGALIVEDITAHRRREAELREATAVLSHEFRTPVTGLRGVLEALEYDMPPDLAQNFVRQGLQEVERLARLVEDLAVGFRPTRARTLPLAEAFARAERLLTPELTPRQATLTFGDDHLVRADPDKLLQVLLNLIENALKYGPAGQPIEVQTLLRGTWVEVAVLDHGPPLTGTDGLFRAHTRGPHASGQGSGMGLYIVRSIVQGWGGQTWAERRGDRNAFCFTLPGGAGSGL, from the coding sequence ATGACGCACACCCGGCCACCCACGCCGCAGGCCGACGCCTGGCTGGACGCGCTGCCCCAGGCCGTGCTGCTGTTCCAGGGGATGCCTGAAGGGCTGGGCGTGGTTCGCGTGAATGCCGCCGCCGTGCGGCTGTGGGGCGTGCCGCAGGAGCGGGCGGCGGGACGGCCGCTGCTGGAGGTGGTGCGCCGCCACACGCTGGAGGCGCTGGCCGAGCGGGGCGGGGAACTGGAACTGGAGGCGGGCGGGCGCACCCTGCGCTGCACCGCCACCCGCGCGGGGCCGGGGCAGGAGGGTGCCCTCATCGTGGAGGACATCACCGCACACCGCCGCCGCGAGGCCGAACTGCGCGAGGCGACGGCCGTTCTCTCGCACGAGTTCCGCACGCCCGTCACGGGGCTGCGCGGCGTGCTGGAGGCGCTGGAATACGACATGCCGCCCGACCTCGCCCAGAACTTCGTGCGGCAGGGGCTTCAGGAGGTCGAGCGCCTGGCCCGGCTGGTGGAGGACCTCGCCGTGGGCTTTCGCCCCACCCGCGCCCGCACCCTGCCGCTGGCCGAGGCCTTTGCGCGGGCCGAGCGGCTGCTGACGCCGGAGCTGACCCCGCGGCAGGCCACCCTCACCTTCGGGGACGACCATCTGGTGCGCGCCGACCCCGACAAGCTGCTGCAGGTGCTGCTGAATCTGATCGAGAACGCCCTGAAATACGGCCCGGCGGGGCAGCCCATCGAGGTCCAGACCCTGCTGCGCGGCACCTGGGTGGAGGTCGCGGTGCTGGACCACGGTCCCCCCCTCACCGGGACCGACGGCCTCTTTCGCGCCCACACCCGCGGCCCGCATGCCAGCGGCCAGGGCAGCGGCATGGGCCTCTATATCGTCCGCAGCATCGTGCAGGGCTGGGGCGGCCAGACCTGGGCCGAGCGGCGCGGCGACCGGAACGCCTTCTGTTTTACGCTGCCGGGCGGAGCGGGAAGTGGGTTGTAG
- a CDS encoding response regulator transcription factor: MSHVVVIEDEGTVREVLRFHLERAGLRVTALEAVPGAQDLLGTADVLVLDWMLPGESGLGFLRRLRGDPELRRLPVLMLTARAAEAERVEGLESGADDYLTKPFSAAELVARVRALLRRAQPDAPQQLSNGPLAMDLGAADARLAGARLNLTRREFDLLAFLTQHAGRVYSRTELLDRVWGADFLGGERTVDQHVTQLRAHLGDDPSRPRFLETVRGKGYRMRPWTEGE, encoded by the coding sequence ATGAGCCATGTGGTCGTGATCGAGGACGAGGGCACCGTGCGGGAGGTGCTGCGCTTCCACCTGGAACGGGCGGGGCTGAGGGTCACGGCGCTGGAAGCCGTGCCGGGCGCACAGGACCTGCTGGGAACGGCGGACGTGCTGGTCCTCGACTGGATGCTGCCGGGCGAGAGCGGCCTGGGCTTCCTGCGGCGGCTGCGCGGCGACCCCGAGCTGCGGCGGCTGCCGGTGCTGATGCTCACCGCCCGCGCCGCCGAGGCCGAGCGCGTGGAGGGCCTGGAAAGCGGGGCGGACGACTACCTCACCAAGCCCTTCAGCGCGGCGGAACTGGTCGCCCGCGTGCGCGCCCTGCTGCGCCGCGCCCAGCCCGACGCGCCCCAGCAGCTCAGCAACGGGCCGCTGGCGATGGACCTGGGGGCCGCCGATGCGCGGCTCGCGGGCGCGCGCCTGAACCTCACCCGGCGCGAGTTCGACCTGCTGGCCTTTTTGACGCAGCACGCGGGGCGGGTCTACTCGCGCACCGAGCTGCTGGACCGGGTGTGGGGGGCCGACTTTCTCGGCGGCGAGCGCACGGTGGACCAGCACGTCACGCAACTGCGCGCCCACCTGGGCGACGACCCCTCACGGCCCCGCTTTCTGGAAACCGTGCGCGGCAAGGGCTACCGCATGCGCCCCTGGACGGAGGGCGAATGA
- a CDS encoding ABC transporter ATP-binding protein — protein MPDAASSPSASGPPARSQTGRVLRDYLGPLKWQVVALAALLLTGTGLNLLLPQLLRRFVDNAKLGGGADVGLLARLAGLYILFAVGVQLLTAGATYVGARVGWTATNRLRADLMRHLLSLDMREHKERTPGEMIERIDGDVTALSNFFSQFAVRVFGAALLLTGAVVMFYLTDWRVGVGITFFVVVTLVAMNQVRKKGVEPTRLERESSAKLFGYVEERLAGLDDVRSLGAGEHHLRGFLRVQRDFFQRSTFSWRRRSVVWQLSMALFAAGYVGVLGAAVGLYAAGAISLGTAFLLYQYMNMVEEPIDQLTQQLQDLQKAGASLGRVGELLALRSELQEGTRELPQGPLDLRFENVSFSYAPEDPSVRGVLHDVSFHLPAGQTVGLLGRTGSGKTTLTRLVSRLYDPTTGSVRLGGMDTHDVRLHSLRTRVAVVTQDVQLFQASVRDNLSFFDESVTDAEVEAALHEVGLGTWLSRLEQGVRTPLPTGSLSAGQAQLLAFARVLLRDPAVVILDEPSSRLDPATEAQLTQAMTRLLTGRTAIVIAHRLDTVARADRILVLGEGQVLEDGPRAALARDPRSHYAELLRAGTLAEEGVLA, from the coding sequence ATGCCGGACGCTGCCTCCTCCCCCTCCGCCTCAGGTCCGCCCGCCCGCTCCCAGACGGGCCGGGTGCTGCGTGACTACCTCGGGCCGCTGAAGTGGCAGGTGGTGGCGCTGGCCGCGCTGCTGCTGACCGGGACCGGCCTGAACCTGCTGCTGCCGCAACTGCTGCGGCGCTTCGTGGACAACGCCAAGCTGGGCGGGGGCGCGGACGTGGGGCTGCTGGCGCGGCTGGCTGGCCTGTACATCCTGTTCGCGGTGGGTGTGCAGTTGCTGACGGCCGGGGCGACCTATGTGGGCGCGCGGGTGGGCTGGACCGCCACCAACCGCCTGCGCGCCGACCTGATGCGGCACCTGCTGTCGCTGGATATGCGCGAACACAAGGAGCGCACGCCCGGCGAGATGATCGAGCGCATCGACGGCGACGTGACCGCCCTGAGCAACTTCTTCTCACAGTTCGCGGTGCGCGTGTTCGGCGCGGCGCTGCTGCTGACCGGCGCGGTCGTGATGTTCTACCTGACCGACTGGCGGGTGGGCGTGGGCATCACCTTTTTCGTGGTCGTGACGCTGGTCGCCATGAATCAGGTGCGGAAAAAGGGCGTGGAACCCACCCGCCTGGAACGCGAGAGCAGCGCCAAACTGTTCGGCTACGTGGAGGAACGCCTCGCGGGCCTGGACGACGTGCGCTCGCTGGGGGCCGGGGAACACCACCTGCGCGGCTTTCTTCGCGTGCAGCGGGACTTTTTCCAGCGCAGCACCTTTTCCTGGCGGCGGCGCAGCGTGGTGTGGCAGCTCAGCATGGCGCTGTTTGCCGCCGGGTACGTGGGCGTTCTGGGCGCGGCGGTGGGGTTGTACGCGGCGGGTGCCATTAGCCTGGGCACCGCCTTTTTGCTCTACCAGTACATGAACATGGTGGAAGAACCCATCGACCAGCTCACGCAGCAGCTTCAGGACTTGCAAAAGGCCGGGGCCAGCCTGGGCCGCGTCGGGGAACTGCTGGCCCTGCGCTCGGAGTTGCAGGAGGGAACGCGCGAACTGCCCCAGGGGCCGCTCGACTTGCGCTTCGAGAACGTCAGCTTCAGCTACGCGCCCGAAGACCCCAGCGTGCGCGGCGTGCTGCACGACGTGAGTTTCCACCTTCCCGCCGGGCAGACGGTCGGCCTGCTGGGGCGCACCGGCAGCGGCAAGACCACCCTCACGCGGCTGGTGTCTCGGCTGTACGACCCCACCACGGGAAGCGTGCGGCTGGGCGGCATGGACACCCACGACGTGCGGCTGCATAGCCTCAGAACGCGGGTGGCGGTCGTCACCCAGGACGTGCAACTGTTCCAGGCCAGCGTGCGCGACAACCTCTCCTTTTTCGACGAGTCGGTGACCGACGCCGAGGTGGAGGCCGCGCTGCACGAGGTCGGCCTGGGCACCTGGCTTTCCCGGCTGGAGCAGGGCGTGCGGACGCCGCTGCCCACCGGGAGCCTCAGCGCGGGGCAGGCGCAACTGCTCGCCTTCGCGCGCGTGCTGCTGCGCGACCCCGCCGTGGTCATCCTGGACGAACCCAGCAGCCGCCTCGACCCCGCCACCGAGGCCCAGCTCACCCAGGCCATGACCCGCCTGCTGACCGGGCGCACCGCCATCGTCATCGCGCACCGCCTGGACACCGTGGCCCGCGCCGACCGCATCCTGGTGCTGGGTGAAGGCCAGGTGCTGGAGGACGGCCCCCGCGCCGCCCTTGCCCGCGACCCGCGCAGCCACTACGCCGAGCTGCTGCGGGCGGGGACGCTGGCGGAAGAGGGGGTGCTGGCGTGA
- a CDS encoding siderophore-interacting protein — MTTPAPASRPARPGPRLLHVRSKAHLTPNLLRLTLGGELQDFGSGSTFKLLIVPRGTTELAQPQRDAEGHAVWPDPAQRPVVRTFTVRAVDRGAGELTVDVVLHGGFAAQWAQNAQPGDPVGVAGPMGAPLPRTAGPYLIAGDHCALPAIARLLEDLPQDAAGDVLVEVPGPADELPLAYPPGIRLRWLHRTGAAGEETLLADAVRALPPLPLTPDTFAWVACESASVKALRAHLREERGLPARQTLLMGYWKRGVDERTYHDTAHYDDAPDEYGRSRG; from the coding sequence ATGACCACCCCCGCCCCCGCCTCCCGCCCCGCCCGTCCGGGGCCGCGTCTGCTCCATGTCCGCTCCAAGGCGCACCTGACCCCCAACCTGCTGCGCCTGACGCTGGGGGGCGAGTTGCAGGACTTCGGCTCCGGTTCCACCTTCAAACTGCTGATTGTGCCGCGCGGGACGACGGAACTCGCGCAGCCTCAGCGCGACGCGGAGGGGCACGCCGTCTGGCCTGACCCCGCTCAGCGCCCGGTGGTGCGGACCTTTACTGTCCGTGCCGTGGACCGCGGGGCGGGGGAACTCACGGTGGATGTGGTGCTGCATGGCGGGTTCGCGGCACAGTGGGCGCAGAACGCCCAGCCGGGCGACCCGGTGGGCGTGGCCGGGCCGATGGGTGCACCGCTGCCCCGCACCGCTGGCCCGTACCTCATCGCCGGGGACCACTGCGCCCTGCCCGCCATCGCGCGGCTGCTGGAGGACCTGCCCCAGGATGCGGCGGGTGACGTGCTGGTCGAGGTTCCCGGCCCCGCCGACGAACTCCCCCTCGCGTATCCGCCCGGCATCCGCCTGCGCTGGCTGCACCGCACGGGTGCGGCGGGCGAGGAAACGCTGCTGGCCGACGCCGTGCGCGCGCTGCCGCCCCTGCCCCTCACGCCGGACACCTTCGCGTGGGTGGCGTGCGAGTCGGCCAGCGTGAAGGCCCTGCGCGCCCACCTGCGCGAGGAACGCGGCCTGCCCGCCCGCCAGACCCTTCTGATGGGCTACTGGAAGCGCGGTGTGGACGAGCGCACCTACCACGACACCGCCCACTACGACGACGCGCCGGACGAGTACGGGCGCAGCCGGGGCTGA
- a CDS encoding HIT family protein translates to MKDCIFCAIVAGEAEASRVAENELCVAFLTIGPFNTGHTLVVPKRHAVTFTDLTTQEAGAMAELGQQVAQALQASGLPCEGLNLWMANGEVAGQDVFHAHLHVIPRREGDSLKMQVQWTHPPRAELDAVAARLRAAL, encoded by the coding sequence GTGAAGGACTGTATCTTCTGCGCCATCGTCGCCGGGGAGGCCGAGGCGAGCCGGGTGGCGGAGAACGAGCTGTGTGTAGCTTTTCTGACCATAGGCCCCTTCAACACGGGGCATACGTTGGTCGTTCCCAAGCGCCATGCCGTCACCTTCACGGATCTCACGACGCAGGAGGCGGGCGCAATGGCCGAGTTGGGACAGCAGGTGGCCCAGGCTCTCCAGGCCAGCGGTCTGCCCTGCGAGGGCCTGAATCTGTGGATGGCGAACGGTGAGGTGGCCGGGCAGGACGTGTTTCACGCGCATCTGCATGTCATCCCCAGGCGGGAAGGCGATTCCCTGAAGATGCAGGTGCAGTGGACGCATCCCCCCCGCGCCGAACTGGATGCAGTGGCGGCGAGGCTGCGCGCGGCGTTGTAG
- a CDS encoding iron ABC transporter permease — protein MTTSLTSTPVPATVSRQRVRARWVLVLLPLVLLAAVVFAVGTGAVHIAPAQVVAILLAPLGVPPLAAYEEQQAAVLHAIRLPRVVLGLLVGAGLAVAGTAMQGLFRNPLADPGLLGISSGASLAAAMSVVLGIHLFGSYTLPVMAFLGSVVATVIIYALAQDRGRMNVATMLLAGIAVNALCGAGTGLMTYLATDEQLRSITFWQLGSLGAATWPTVLSAAPLLLVGVLGLPLLARALNALTLGESSAAHLGIPVTAVKWAVVGLVALSVGAGVAVAGAIGFVGLVVPHLMRLLTGPNHATLLPASALAGATLLVLADLLARTIVMPSELPIGIVTALLGAPFFLYLLRQGRKGERL, from the coding sequence GTGACGACCAGCCTGACCTCCACCCCGGTCCCGGCGACCGTCAGCCGTCAGCGGGTCCGCGCACGCTGGGTGCTGGTGCTGCTGCCGCTGGTGCTGCTGGCGGCGGTGGTCTTCGCGGTGGGGACGGGGGCCGTTCACATCGCCCCAGCGCAGGTAGTAGCCATCCTGCTCGCGCCACTGGGGGTGCCGCCCCTGGCCGCTTACGAGGAACAGCAGGCCGCCGTGCTGCACGCCATCCGCCTGCCGCGCGTGGTGCTGGGCCTGCTGGTGGGCGCGGGGCTGGCTGTGGCGGGGACGGCCATGCAGGGCCTCTTCCGCAACCCACTGGCGGACCCCGGTTTGCTGGGCATCTCCAGCGGCGCGAGCCTGGCCGCCGCGATGAGCGTGGTGCTGGGCATCCACCTGTTCGGGTCGTACACGCTGCCGGTGATGGCCTTCCTGGGCAGCGTGGTCGCTACCGTCATCATCTACGCGCTGGCGCAGGACCGGGGGCGCATGAACGTCGCCACCATGCTGCTGGCGGGCATTGCCGTGAACGCGCTGTGCGGGGCGGGGACGGGGTTGATGACCTACCTCGCCACCGACGAGCAACTGCGGAGCATCACCTTCTGGCAGCTCGGCTCGCTGGGCGCCGCGACCTGGCCCACGGTGCTGAGCGCCGCGCCGCTGCTGCTGGTGGGCGTGCTGGGGCTGCCGCTGCTGGCCCGCGCGCTGAACGCCCTCACGCTGGGCGAGAGCAGCGCCGCGCACCTGGGCATTCCCGTCACCGCCGTGAAGTGGGCCGTGGTGGGGCTGGTGGCTCTCAGCGTGGGCGCGGGCGTGGCGGTCGCCGGGGCCATCGGCTTCGTCGGGCTGGTCGTGCCGCACCTGATGCGCCTGCTGACCGGCCCCAACCACGCCACGCTGCTGCCCGCCTCCGCGTTGGCGGGGGCCACGCTGCTGGTGCTGGCGGACCTGCTGGCCCGCACCATCGTGATGCCGTCCGAGCTGCCCATCGGCATCGTGACGGCGCTGCTGGGTGCGCCCTTCTTCCTGTACCTGCTGCGGCAGGGGCGCAAGGGGGAGCGGCTGTGA
- a CDS encoding heme/hemin ABC transporter substrate-binding protein, giving the protein MHKSLKTTLALSLALSLFPAASAAQVKGADGVSVNVTNPKRVVALNGTTVELIYRLGKQGTIVGTDVTGTYPANKIPSVGHWAQLPAEGIISLKPDLVIGTADNFATPKNTTLVQQLRAAGVKVLVLPATDMGGLDGVKTRLNLLSQVYGVPSAASGLSKSFDTTLAAVKANRPKVAPKVIFLYAHSPSDATIYGTEGGANELIELAGGKNIAPFKDTKALTAEALVAMNPDAIIMLNRGLDSVGGMEGVLKMPGVAQTNAGKNKRIYTVDNSIRWIGPRLPEFALQLAREWKKDFGR; this is encoded by the coding sequence ATGCACAAGTCCCTCAAGACCACCCTTGCCCTCAGCCTTGCCCTGAGCCTGTTCCCCGCCGCCTCCGCTGCCCAAGTGAAGGGGGCCGACGGCGTGTCGGTGAATGTCACGAACCCGAAGCGCGTGGTGGCCCTCAACGGCACGACGGTGGAACTGATCTACCGGCTGGGCAAGCAAGGCACCATTGTTGGGACGGACGTGACCGGCACCTACCCCGCCAACAAGATTCCCAGCGTGGGCCACTGGGCGCAACTTCCCGCAGAAGGCATCATCTCGCTGAAGCCGGACCTGGTGATTGGCACGGCCGACAACTTCGCCACGCCCAAGAACACCACGTTGGTGCAGCAGCTCCGCGCGGCGGGCGTGAAGGTTCTCGTGCTGCCCGCCACCGACATGGGCGGCCTGGACGGCGTGAAGACGCGGCTGAACCTGCTCTCGCAGGTGTACGGCGTGCCCAGCGCGGCCAGCGGCCTCAGCAAGAGCTTCGACACCACACTCGCCGCCGTGAAGGCAAACCGGCCCAAAGTCGCGCCGAAAGTCATCTTCCTGTATGCCCACAGCCCCAGCGACGCGACCATCTACGGCACCGAGGGCGGCGCGAACGAACTGATCGAGCTGGCGGGCGGGAAGAACATCGCTCCCTTCAAGGACACCAAGGCCCTGACCGCCGAAGCGCTCGTCGCCATGAACCCCGACGCCATCATCATGCTGAACCGCGGTCTGGACTCGGTGGGCGGCATGGAAGGCGTGCTGAAGATGCCGGGGGTGGCGCAGACGAACGCCGGGAAGAATAAGCGCATCTACACCGTGGACAACTCCATCCGCTGGATCGGGCCGCGCCTGCCCGAGTTCGCGCTGCAACTGGCCCGCGAGTGGAAGAAGGACTTCGGGCGGTGA